The Zea mays cultivar B73 chromosome 7, Zm-B73-REFERENCE-NAM-5.0, whole genome shotgun sequence DNA segment ATGCGTATATTGACATCTGGAATAACAATGCCTTTCAGTTTCATTATCTCAATAATGGCCCTTCCTGTGCAGTCTGCGTTCGTTCTCTTTTCTTCCTTTTTTCTTGTCATGGCAACAATAAGGGCATGTTTTGTTTTAATTTTGACTTTAATCTAtgcggattggaggggattaatgCCTTTTTCGATTGCATGTGGATCAGAGGGAAAGCGAATCTGTTTGAGTTGAATTGAAACTAGGAGATAAGAGACAGGAACAGACTGAGAACATGTTTGAGTTGAAAGAATAGGAAGAACCAGGCCGCTGAGGAGGAGCTCAAGGTACTACGGCTCTTTATTTTGTTCGACAACGACGCAGCGATGAATTGTTTCAGAAAGAGAAGAAAGCCAAGCAAAGTGGATTTGCGTGTGCATATGTCAAATATTGCCTCCTGCATTTGCGTACCATTTTTTTTGTGTGCATATACTGCATTTGCTCAACGCTACTATTAGGTTCATCCCGTATCCAATGCCTCCTTTCACAACGGAGGCAAGCAACGACACAAGTGGAAGTGACATTACAAGCTTGTAACTCGTAACATTGCTGGTTTTCAGTTAACAGGCGGCTCCGCCTACAGAACAAGACCTTGCTTGCTCTGCCAGTCTGCCTCATGTATATAGGGAGGACATATCCTGTGCAATCACTCATTttggtgcaagcgtgcaatcaaACTATTCAGAGCATCTAATCTAGATCCAACGGTTTCATATGAAAGGGGTTAAAAGTAAAATAAGTACTATGTTTTAGGTGGAAGGAGTTAAATATAAAATAACAGTCATCATTAGATCTAGATCGGATGCACCAGATCGCTCGATTGCATGCTTGCACCAGGATAAGTGATTGCATAGGATATTTTCCCGTATATAGGACCAAAATTCGAGTACGCTAAAACGAAGGGCCAAAATAGGACCATACATAAAACAAGGGTGTCAGGCTCATCTATTTGTCTGTGTTTTTCTTTAACTATCCCCAAAATCGCCTCCTCTAAGCTGCAGCTCCTTGAACACTGCTGACGACTCTGCCCACAGCTTCTTGGCTACCTCGGCGTCATAGGACAGTCGGGACGATCTGATCGTTCTCCCTTTCCCTCCAAAGAAATACTTCCCAGACTCTTCCTGAAACAACAGCACAGAATAATCAATTCAATGTTCATAATTTTGGTTGCAAGACTATGGAAGTTCTGCAGGAAATAACAGCAAACTTACAGGCAGCGCCAAAGCAGCATCGAGGACAGCACCAACCCCCGTGTCAGGTTCTTGCAGGAGTTTAAGGGAGCGCAGAGCCAAGAACGCGAACCAAGAGAGGCATTCAGGGAGCTCTCGCATAATCTTTGTCTCCACGACACCGGGATCGGCAGCACTAGAAACAACGGATGTTAAATCATACTATCTGTACATGCGAACGGAATCATGTCAAATAACAAGCAGGTAATGGTGGATGAACGAGCGAACTGCTAAAGCTTGTGTTAATTGGTGAAAGCACTAAAGCATTGTGATGGGCTTTCCTATTCTATACTTCTGCAATAAACATAAAAACGATTATATTAGCCAATCATTTCGTAACATCTGGAATCAGACTGGTTTCAGTAAGGTTTTCCTCTGTGGTTAGAGAACAAAATATCCTGGTAAACATAGCGTAACTAGAGTACGATCCATTTAGAAACGAATATAGAAAAGCCTCCCCCCATTCCTTCAGTAGGCAAAGCTATGGTTTCAAAGTATGGAAAAAGGATGGAAGGAAATGCATGACAAATAATCAATGGTGCTTACATTACAGAGACGCCAGATGACATGTGCAGCTGTCGATGAAGCTCATATGAGAACATCAGCATACAAACTGCAATAAAAAATGAACTGAAAATTTAGGATAGAATTGCATGAAGCATCATAGCAAACTGAGCGAAAAAACTCACGCTTGGTATACTCATAAGTAGAAGCTAAGGGGTAACTTTCCCCTATCGAACACCGACCAAATTTCATCCCTCTCAGCGCATCCTCACATACATCAAGACCTGACACTAGATATGCAAAAATTGCACACTTTATCAAACTATGTGCCTTAGAGTGATAGGAAAGGAAACAAGTATAATGGTAGCTCACAGCCACGCAAACTAAGGATTCCAATTTCATTGAGCAAAATGTCAATGTCACTGCAACAGAAGGTGCCATGGTACGCAGATTGTACAAGTATATATGTGGGCAGCAAGGTTTGAACCATGACACGGTCGTATTCAGGAAACACTAGCATAATAACAGGGAAAAACCGATAATAATACTCATATAACATGGATATCTTTTGTTGATGCCACATGCTTCAGTTATTTAACTTAGGTACATATAGTTCTAAAATTTGTTAACAACAAATAACTAAACTCAGCACTTACCACACCTGTGTGTGAAAGAAGTTAGATTAACCACTCGAGAAGGTACCGAGCTGTTCTTCAGCAATGGTAAAAGAATGTTGGTCAGCATAAATGGACCAATGTAGTTTGTCTGTATCATCCTGAAAATTGCATGCAGTAAGGGCAGTAAACAATTAGCAGAAATATAAAAATTAAATGCTAATAAATAACATCATTTGATGACAGCAattttcttttgttgggacttggGACACTATCAAGTGAAGCACGTACTCATCAAGGCCATCTTCAGTAATTCGATGCGACTTCGCTAATATTCCAGCATTATTTACCAAAAGCTGAATAGAAGGCTCCACATTTTTCTCATGAACCCATTGCTTCAGTGAACTTCCAAATTTCTTAATCGACTTGAAGGATGCCAAGTCGACCTGAAACTCTTTGAGATGGGCATCTGGCTGTTGCCTCTGAATTTCTTGAACTGTCTGCTTCATAGGGTGTGACAATGATGACAAGAGTAAACGGTAACACAACCAAATATAGTAAAAGATCTATATACAATACCTCATATAATAACTGTGTGGAACGTCCAGCTGACAAAAAAAAAATAGAAATGCATTACAGCTCAGTAATTAAATCAGTAGAAGGTCATTGGCTCATTGAACACTAATATCAAGTCATGACCCCATGAAAAATAAGAATAAAAGATACTATGCCTTGACAGTCGACATGGATGGGTAGATCCATCGGGAAGAAAAAGACAAATTTCTACTCCAATGACTATGGCAAGGATAGAAAAGAATGGAATTGGAACGAAATCCAGAGCAACAGGGGCAAGCTGAATCTCATGTGTATGCAAGAAATGAACAATGATAGTAGAACACTAAAATCATCGCAGATAGTTTGGTGAAAGCTGTCTAAGAGTCACCAGGTCACGGATTCTAATCAGCCTCTTTATATTTATGGGGAACAACTTTATTGCTACATCTAGAGGTAATCAGGTAATCCACATTGATGTAATGAAAGTGAAAGAGCCACAACAATGACAGAATGCCCGAGTAATCAACCTGTTTCCCAATCAGCTTGCCTTGGGCAACCGGGTGTTctaagggtgcgtttggttgcggGACAGCCAAGACAGGGATGTCCCCTGGCATCCTCTCTCGTCTCTCCAATTTTGAGGGACAACTGGGGACAACATTAGGATAGTCCTTTTCCAACCCTTGACCCTGAATCAAACAACCTTATTTGAGATATCATCTCGTTCTGTCCCgtcctgtcattgcaaccaaacacaCTCTAAAAGCTCAGAGTAGAACGGAGGTGTTGTGGGAATGCCTttgctgaaggtcctcaaaactgaCTAATATTGGCTATTCTATGATTTGTTTTAGGAGTAACTAATCTATGTTTGCCGAAGGACATTAATACAGATCAAAGATGAAGTAGAAGAAGCTTCGGTTTAACCACTCAAACGAAGCACGTTACTATAACCGAAGAAGGTGGCCTGAATACGAAGGAGAAACCCGCCAATGTGTGCACCACCGTTTCGGACATAAATGACGATACTACCCCTAGTAGTTTCCGTAGCTAAATGTATAGGGTTCAAGGCTACGATGTAATTTCATACATAGTTGTATACCAGGTCgtccctataaatagataaacagtgcCCATGCACGGGGGACGATGATTCATGTACTCGTGTGACACCGATCGGCACTACATCCGAAGCTATATTGATTCATACGTTCGGACCTTCTACCTAAACCTCCAAAGGCATAACTCTATTCATTTGTAACAAGGAAAAAATAATACAAGGAACACGACAGTAATGATTCCCCTTGATTGCATTCATTCATTCTATTTCTTTTAGCATTATCATTATAATATACTTCCCCCTCAATTTGTCTCCCAATCCGAGATAAATTGAAGGGACGAAGGTCCCGTATTTTTTATTGTGTTATGTTATTTAGATCTCCCTCAGAAACCAAAGCAAGCGACCACTATGAGGTTTCTAAATTCAGCGACTAATGATAAGGCTATCTTCAACAGCTTATTCATCCTCACCTCTCGTTTCAAACTACGATTTGAGATTAAATTATATGGCCATGGTAGTAATAGATGATAAACTAGAGAGAATCACATGCACACCTGCTCGACGGAATGCTAAGGCAAGAAGGAGAACTGGAACAGACGCGAGTGACTCACCAAGCACGACGTGGTAGCCCTCCCGcgcgagcgccgccgccgccgccctgcccAGCCCCGATGTCGCCTACAACCACATAGAGGAGTCGTCGTCATGCGGAGGATCtctctatatatagagagagagacggGCAGGGCAGGTATATATACATACCCCGGTGACAACGCAGATGGGGCAACGTCCTTCGGCTGGCCGCGGCCGGCGGCGGCGAGGGGCATCCGCCCGGCCGCAGTGGAACACGAGGAGGTAGGAGTGGAGGAGGGAGAGGGCCCAGAGGACTGCCATCCGCCAGAACTGCGGCGAGCACAGCATGCGGAGCGCCTCGCGATCCATGGCGGTCGGTGTGCTGTGGACTCGGTCCACGAGAAGCTGTGACGGGCGGGTAGGATGTTCTCAGGGCTTACTTGGACCAGGACTCGGTCCACATCAAGCTGTCAACCTCAGTTATACCATGCACTGCAGGACCGAATGCGGGCAGGGAGCAGCGGCGGCCGGAGCTGAGAAAGAGGGGCACTGGTTTGGCGGCGGTGGGAATGCGAACGTATTAGGCCTCTGCAGCAGTTTTTAAGAAACGAAGAAACCGGTTTTTATTATTTAGTGAGGAGAAGCTAACTTTTAATaatatttgaatttaaattttatAAACTGATATATAAACCAGTACTAGTCGGTTGTCCGTACGTTACGATGGCTTACAACAATACATcatgtaaactatccaccaaaaaatttcaagattttttattgattgtctccgctctccgtataatatttttttgatttagctaactgatgttattgtttaatcCATCCAATATGTAttggtacaacacggccaatgaaATGAGcgtttagaagagagttcacaacgaccgaCTAAACAAAcatagattataaaatgacataatttcaCCATACATAGATCAAATAagagagtttgtgagctcaagtttctaaaataagtcacatgaactcaaacttataaaaaagatatatcAGAATATGAAGTGATTGCTAAAGTAAGGCattaataaaaactggatgcgctccatataaattatactacttcgtagcaattactaaggtTTAAAATAcagcttcacccagtgtctcccgcccttctttCATCAGGGCATGAGTTTGAACCCCACCTCCTACACtgttttttaatattttacgctgctttaatcaaatgggccgacgGGCTAACAGGCTGGCCCAGCATAGTCATTAGACTGACATAATGtgcctgggccagagttgtggcccgtGGGCGTCTGGCCCGTGCTGGGGCCACCGTTTCGCCATCTATAGACTTACAgtggattaatttgaaatagatgtaatgagttatttataaaaagatgacacgggacgaccgttgaaactggtgctttaagtatagtatgacGATGACGTGCATATTTTAAATCAGGGATATTCATCTCGTATCTAACAGTAATAGAACTCAGCAATCGGTTAACGAAAATTGTTTGTTTTTTTAAAGATCAATTAAAATTTTATTCGTTCAGTTTTTTAAAGATCGTTTTTCATAAAATGACAACCAAAGTTTTATTTGAAAAAGGGAAAATTGAACATTCGGTTAACTCTATATTCGGTTTGGTTTTCGGTTTAACCAAAAAGACAATAAGACATCGACATAAATCAAATAGTGGCATTCATCTATAGTCTTTGGTCTCTCATGTTGAACTGTTCGAATTGAACAACGGCATCAGACAACATCTAAGCAAGTGACCAGTATCATACAATAGCACACAATGCCTCAGCTGGTCAGCGGGCTAGCAGTAGTAGATAGCAAATGAGACAGAcactagggctggaaaaaaagctcgaggctcgcgagccggctcgggctcgatcaggctcggctcggctcgttgaggctcgcgagcctaaacgagcccgagccgagcctaattccacggctcgctacactaacgagccgagccgagccggctcggtgaggctcgcgagccggctcgaggctCGGTCCAAACTACTGCAACTATCACTTGTCAGTTGTCAGTTTGTTTATTAGTGTCCAGTCATCTAGATCCAGTGACCGGTGTGTTGTTTTGGTCACAACTCACAAGGAACTAGAGTGTAGGGACATAATTTTTTATTATATAGAACATATTATGCTTCAAATTTGAACTAACGACTATAATTAACTTGAGTGTacaggctcgcgagccgagccgagccggctcgcgagcctatatcgagccgagccgagccttatTACCGAGCTCGCGAAGTGACtgagccgagcctggctcggctcgctGTTCCaccgagcctcaccgagccgagccgagcctggctcggctcggctcgtttccagccctaacaGACACTCAGGCCGATAGCAGAGACACCATCAGGCAATAGGTCAAGAGCAACCGAGACGGATAGACAAGCAGACAACGGACATAACATTAGTTTCATTGCACATAACAGAAGCACATTGTCTAAACTTGTAATTGAAGCAACATATGCCACAATGGCTCAAAGTACAAGAACAAACAATTACACATAATTATTTTTTATGCCACACGTCGGCTCAAATTAGAAGCAACAAATGCCACAAAGGCTCAAAGTACATCACACACTTCAATGATTTAATCATGAAAAATATCACCTAAACTCGGCTTGGTGACGGATTTACTTTTAGCAGCCTTCTCT contains these protein-coding regions:
- the LOC100384630 gene encoding uncharacterized protein LOC100384630, whose protein sequence is MDREALRMLCSPQFWRMAVLWALSLLHSYLLVFHCGRADAPRRRRPRPAEGRCPICVVTGATSGLGRAAAAALAREGYHVVLAGRSTQLLYETVQEIQRQQPDAHLKEFQVDLASFKSIKKFGSSLKQWVHEKNVEPSIQLLVNNAGILAKSHRITEDGLDEMIQTNYIGPFMLTNILLPLLKNSSVPSRVVNLTSFTHRCVSGLDVCEDALRGMKFGRCSIGESYPLASTYEYTKLCMLMFSYELHRQLHMSSGVSVIAADPGVVETKIMRELPECLSWFAFLALRSLKLLQEPDTGVGAVLDAALALPEESGKYFFGGKGRTIRSSRLSYDAEVAKKLWAESSAVFKELQLRGGDFGDS